Proteins encoded within one genomic window of Brassica rapa cultivar Chiifu-401-42 chromosome A09, CAAS_Brap_v3.01, whole genome shotgun sequence:
- the LOC103837825 gene encoding bZIP transcription factor 27 isoform X2: MTQVTMEEVWKEINLASLHPHRQLNIDHEPVLSNQNPNKSIFQDFLNKPLNQEPPPSSSSTHHVSLLAPPATVISLNTHSIDTHFDESAMFGCFGKKRGQDSDESRGDRRHKRMTKNRESAARSRARKQAYINELELEIVHLQKENTRLKRQEKQMQLKMAEATQHQTKKILQRSWTSPF, translated from the exons ATGACTCAAGTCACTATGGAAGAAGTATGGAAAGAAATCAACCTTGCTTCGCTTCACCCACATCGCCAGCTAAACATTGATCATGAGCCAGTGTTGAGTAACCAAAACCCTAATAAATCCATCTTCCAGGATTTCCTCAACAAGCCTTTGAATCAGGAACCTCCACCTTCGTCTTCCTCCACTCACCACGTCTCTCTTCTTGCTCCTCCTGCAACTGTTATCAGCTTGAACACTCACTCCATTGATACCCACTTTGATGAATCTGCGATGTTTGGTTGCTTTGGGAAGAAAAGAGGCCAAGATTCTGATGAAAGCAGAGGAGATAGAAGGCATAAGCGTATGACCAAGAACAGAGAATCTGCTGCTCGTTCTAGAGCCAGGAAACAGG CATATATAAACGAGCTGGAGCTTGAAATCGTGCACTTGCAGAAGGAAAATACAAGACTCAAGAGACAAGAAAAGCAG ATGCAGTTGAAAATGGCTGAAGCAACTCAACACCAAACAAAGAAAATACTTCAACGGTCTTGGACATCTCCTTTTTGA
- the LOC103837825 gene encoding bZIP transcription factor 27 isoform X3: protein MTQVTMEEVWKEINLASLHPHRQLNIDHEPVLSNQNPNKSIFQDFLNKPLNQEPPPSSSSTHHVSLLAPPATVISLNTHSIDTHFDESAMFGCFGKKRGQDSDESRGDRRHKRMTKNRESAARSRARKQAYINELELEIVHLQKENTRLKRQEKQLKMAEATQHQTKKILQRSWTSPF from the exons ATGACTCAAGTCACTATGGAAGAAGTATGGAAAGAAATCAACCTTGCTTCGCTTCACCCACATCGCCAGCTAAACATTGATCATGAGCCAGTGTTGAGTAACCAAAACCCTAATAAATCCATCTTCCAGGATTTCCTCAACAAGCCTTTGAATCAGGAACCTCCACCTTCGTCTTCCTCCACTCACCACGTCTCTCTTCTTGCTCCTCCTGCAACTGTTATCAGCTTGAACACTCACTCCATTGATACCCACTTTGATGAATCTGCGATGTTTGGTTGCTTTGGGAAGAAAAGAGGCCAAGATTCTGATGAAAGCAGAGGAGATAGAAGGCATAAGCGTATGACCAAGAACAGAGAATCTGCTGCTCGTTCTAGAGCCAGGAAACAGG CATATATAAACGAGCTGGAGCTTGAAATCGTGCACTTGCAGAAGGAAAATACAAGACTCAAGAGACAAGAAAAGCAG TTGAAAATGGCTGAAGCAACTCAACACCAAACAAAGAAAATACTTCAACGGTCTTGGACATCTCCTTTTTGA
- the LOC103837827 gene encoding protein MID1-COMPLEMENTING ACTIVITY 1 isoform X1, which produces MAHSWDQLGEIASVAQLTGVDAVKLIGMIVAAANTARMHKKNCRQFAQHLKLIGNLLEQLKISEMKKTRPEVQEPLEGLEDALRRSYLLVNSCQDKSYLYLLAMGWNIVYQFRKAQDEIDRYLKIIPLITLVDNVRVRERLEVIDSDQREYTLDEEDRKVQDVILKQESTREAAASVLKKTLSRSYPEMGFCEALKTENGKLQVELQRSRARYDTDQCQVIQRLIAVTETVEDVDDEPVKDESYDTVYAKKSRTRGMESSQHQEEWHTDLLDCCSEPTLCLKTFFFPCGTLAKISTVATNKQITSSEACSELMVYSLMLSCCCYTCSIRKKLRKTLKIKGGSIDDFLSHLMCCCCALVQELREVEIHGASYDEVYTRRRSQQLIVFAQKKKQLIVNR; this is translated from the exons ATGGCTCACTCATGGGATCAACTAGGCGAAATAGCTTCAGTGGCGCAGCTCACAGGAGTAGACGCCGTGAAACTCATCGGAATGATAGTCGCCGCCGCGAACACAGCTCGCATGCACAAGAAGAACTGCCGTCAGTTCGCACAGCATCTCAAGCTCATTGGTAACTTGCTCGAGCAGCTTAAAATCTCCGAAATGAAGAAGACGCGTCCCGAGGTTCAGGAGCCTCTCGAAGGGCTTGAGGACGCTCTTAGAAGATCTTACCTTCTTGTCAACAGCTGCCAAGACAAGAGTTATCTCTACTTGTTAGCCATGGGATGGAACATTGTTTACCAGTTTCGTAAGGCTCAGGACGAGATCGATCGTTATCTCAAGATCATTCCGCTTATCACTTTGGTCGACaacgttcgggttcgg GAGAGGCTTGAAGTTATTGACAGTGATCAGCGTGAGTACACGCTCGATGAAGAAGATAGAAAGGTGCAAGATGTTATTTTGAAACAAGAATCCACTAGAGAAGCTGCTGCGTCGGTTCTCAAGAAGACGCTATCTCGTTCTTACCCGGAGATGGGTTTCTGCGAAGCGCTTAAAACGGAGAATGGGAAGTTGCAAGTTGAGTTGCAACGTTCGCGTGCGCGCTATGACACGGACCAGTGCCAAGTCATTCAGCGTTTGATTGCTGTTACTGAAACTGTTGAAGATGTTGATGATGAACCTGTGAAAGATGAGTCCTATGATACCGTTTATGCAAAGAAAAGTAGGACTAGAGGAATGGAATCATCACAGCACCAGGAAGAATGGCACACTGACTTGTTGGATTGTTGCTCAGAGCCTACTCTAT GCTTGAAGACATTCTTTTTCCCGTGTGGTACATTGGCAAAGATATCCACTGTGGCTACTAACAAACAAATCA CTTCAAGTGAAGCTTGTAGTGAGCTAATGGTGTATTCTTTGATGCTCTCATGCTGCTGCTATACTTGTAGCATAAGGAAGAAGCTTCGGAAGACGCTGAAAATAAAG GGAGGGTCCATTGACGACTTTTTATCACATCTGATGTGTTGTTGTTGTGCTCTTGTCCAAGAACTGAGAGAAGTTGAGATTCATGGAGCTTCGTACG ATGAAGTatacacaagaagaagaagtcaaCAACTGATAGtgtttgcacaaaaaaaaaaacaactgatAGTGAACAGGTAG
- the LOC103837827 gene encoding protein MID1-COMPLEMENTING ACTIVITY 2 isoform X3: MAHSWDQLGEIASVAQLTGVDAVKLIGMIVAAANTARMHKKNCRQFAQHLKLIGNLLEQLKISEMKKTRPEVQEPLEGLEDALRRSYLLVNSCQDKSYLYLLAMGWNIVYQFRKAQDEIDRYLKIIPLITLVDNVRVRERLEVIDSDQREYTLDEEDRKVQDVILKQESTREAAASVLKKTLSRSYPEMGFCEALKTENGKLQVELQRSRARYDTDQCQVIQRLIAVTETVEDVDDEPVKDESYDTVYAKKSRTRGMESSQHQEEWHTDLLDCCSEPTLCLKTFFFPCGTLAKISTVATNKQITSSEACSELMVYSLMLSCCCYTCSIRKKLRKTLKIKGGSIDDFLSHLMCCCCALVQELREVEIHGASYEKKKKNMTPPSPQFMEE, encoded by the exons ATGGCTCACTCATGGGATCAACTAGGCGAAATAGCTTCAGTGGCGCAGCTCACAGGAGTAGACGCCGTGAAACTCATCGGAATGATAGTCGCCGCCGCGAACACAGCTCGCATGCACAAGAAGAACTGCCGTCAGTTCGCACAGCATCTCAAGCTCATTGGTAACTTGCTCGAGCAGCTTAAAATCTCCGAAATGAAGAAGACGCGTCCCGAGGTTCAGGAGCCTCTCGAAGGGCTTGAGGACGCTCTTAGAAGATCTTACCTTCTTGTCAACAGCTGCCAAGACAAGAGTTATCTCTACTTGTTAGCCATGGGATGGAACATTGTTTACCAGTTTCGTAAGGCTCAGGACGAGATCGATCGTTATCTCAAGATCATTCCGCTTATCACTTTGGTCGACaacgttcgggttcgg GAGAGGCTTGAAGTTATTGACAGTGATCAGCGTGAGTACACGCTCGATGAAGAAGATAGAAAGGTGCAAGATGTTATTTTGAAACAAGAATCCACTAGAGAAGCTGCTGCGTCGGTTCTCAAGAAGACGCTATCTCGTTCTTACCCGGAGATGGGTTTCTGCGAAGCGCTTAAAACGGAGAATGGGAAGTTGCAAGTTGAGTTGCAACGTTCGCGTGCGCGCTATGACACGGACCAGTGCCAAGTCATTCAGCGTTTGATTGCTGTTACTGAAACTGTTGAAGATGTTGATGATGAACCTGTGAAAGATGAGTCCTATGATACCGTTTATGCAAAGAAAAGTAGGACTAGAGGAATGGAATCATCACAGCACCAGGAAGAATGGCACACTGACTTGTTGGATTGTTGCTCAGAGCCTACTCTAT GCTTGAAGACATTCTTTTTCCCGTGTGGTACATTGGCAAAGATATCCACTGTGGCTACTAACAAACAAATCA CTTCAAGTGAAGCTTGTAGTGAGCTAATGGTGTATTCTTTGATGCTCTCATGCTGCTGCTATACTTGTAGCATAAGGAAGAAGCTTCGGAAGACGCTGAAAATAAAG GGAGGGTCCATTGACGACTTTTTATCACATCTGATGTGTTGTTGTTGTGCTCTTGTCCAAGAACTGAGAGAAGTTGAGATTCATGGAGCTTCGTACG agaagaagaagaaaaatatgacTCCACCATCACCTCAGTTCATGGAAGAATGA
- the LOC103837827 gene encoding protein MID1-COMPLEMENTING ACTIVITY 2 isoform X2 — protein MAHSWDQLGEIASVAQLTGVDAVKLIGMIVAAANTARMHKKNCRQFAQHLKLIGNLLEQLKISEMKKTRPEVQEPLEGLEDALRRSYLLVNSCQDKSYLYLLAMGWNIVYQFRKAQDEIDRYLKIIPLITLVDNVRVRERLEVIDSDQREYTLDEEDRKVQDVILKQESTREAAASVLKKTLSRSYPEMGFCEALKTENGKLQVELQRSRARYDTDQCQVIQRLIAVTETVEDVDDEPVKDESYDTVYAKKSRTRGMESSQHQEEWHTDLLDCCSEPTLCLKTFFFPCGTLAKISTVATNKQITSSEACSELMVYSLMLSCCCYTCSIRKKLRKTLKIKGGSIDDFLSHLMCCCCALVQELREVEIHGASYAEKKKKNMTPPSPQFMEE, from the exons ATGGCTCACTCATGGGATCAACTAGGCGAAATAGCTTCAGTGGCGCAGCTCACAGGAGTAGACGCCGTGAAACTCATCGGAATGATAGTCGCCGCCGCGAACACAGCTCGCATGCACAAGAAGAACTGCCGTCAGTTCGCACAGCATCTCAAGCTCATTGGTAACTTGCTCGAGCAGCTTAAAATCTCCGAAATGAAGAAGACGCGTCCCGAGGTTCAGGAGCCTCTCGAAGGGCTTGAGGACGCTCTTAGAAGATCTTACCTTCTTGTCAACAGCTGCCAAGACAAGAGTTATCTCTACTTGTTAGCCATGGGATGGAACATTGTTTACCAGTTTCGTAAGGCTCAGGACGAGATCGATCGTTATCTCAAGATCATTCCGCTTATCACTTTGGTCGACaacgttcgggttcgg GAGAGGCTTGAAGTTATTGACAGTGATCAGCGTGAGTACACGCTCGATGAAGAAGATAGAAAGGTGCAAGATGTTATTTTGAAACAAGAATCCACTAGAGAAGCTGCTGCGTCGGTTCTCAAGAAGACGCTATCTCGTTCTTACCCGGAGATGGGTTTCTGCGAAGCGCTTAAAACGGAGAATGGGAAGTTGCAAGTTGAGTTGCAACGTTCGCGTGCGCGCTATGACACGGACCAGTGCCAAGTCATTCAGCGTTTGATTGCTGTTACTGAAACTGTTGAAGATGTTGATGATGAACCTGTGAAAGATGAGTCCTATGATACCGTTTATGCAAAGAAAAGTAGGACTAGAGGAATGGAATCATCACAGCACCAGGAAGAATGGCACACTGACTTGTTGGATTGTTGCTCAGAGCCTACTCTAT GCTTGAAGACATTCTTTTTCCCGTGTGGTACATTGGCAAAGATATCCACTGTGGCTACTAACAAACAAATCA CTTCAAGTGAAGCTTGTAGTGAGCTAATGGTGTATTCTTTGATGCTCTCATGCTGCTGCTATACTTGTAGCATAAGGAAGAAGCTTCGGAAGACGCTGAAAATAAAG GGAGGGTCCATTGACGACTTTTTATCACATCTGATGTGTTGTTGTTGTGCTCTTGTCCAAGAACTGAGAGAAGTTGAGATTCATGGAGCTTCGTACG cagagaagaagaagaaaaatatgacTCCACCATCACCTCAGTTCATGGAAGAATGA
- the LOC103837827 gene encoding protein MID1-COMPLEMENTING ACTIVITY 2 isoform X4: MAHSWDQLGEIASVAQLTGVDAVKLIGMIVAAANTARMHKKNCRQFAQHLKLIGNLLEQLKISEMKKTRPEVQEPLEGLEDALRRSYLLVNSCQDKSYLYLLAMGWNIVYQFRKAQDEIDRYLKIIPLITLVDNVRVRERLEVIDSDQREYTLDEEDRKVQDVILKQESTREAAASVLKKTLSRSYPEMGFCEALKTENGKLQVELQRSRARYDTDQCQVIQRLIAVTETVEDVDDEPVKDESYDTVYAKKSRTRGMESSQHQEEWHTDLLDCCSEPTLCLKTFFFPCGTLAKISTVATNKQITSSEACSELMVYSLMLSCCCYTCSIRKKLRKTLKIKGGSIDDFLSHLMCCCCALVQELREVEIHGASYGK, encoded by the exons ATGGCTCACTCATGGGATCAACTAGGCGAAATAGCTTCAGTGGCGCAGCTCACAGGAGTAGACGCCGTGAAACTCATCGGAATGATAGTCGCCGCCGCGAACACAGCTCGCATGCACAAGAAGAACTGCCGTCAGTTCGCACAGCATCTCAAGCTCATTGGTAACTTGCTCGAGCAGCTTAAAATCTCCGAAATGAAGAAGACGCGTCCCGAGGTTCAGGAGCCTCTCGAAGGGCTTGAGGACGCTCTTAGAAGATCTTACCTTCTTGTCAACAGCTGCCAAGACAAGAGTTATCTCTACTTGTTAGCCATGGGATGGAACATTGTTTACCAGTTTCGTAAGGCTCAGGACGAGATCGATCGTTATCTCAAGATCATTCCGCTTATCACTTTGGTCGACaacgttcgggttcgg GAGAGGCTTGAAGTTATTGACAGTGATCAGCGTGAGTACACGCTCGATGAAGAAGATAGAAAGGTGCAAGATGTTATTTTGAAACAAGAATCCACTAGAGAAGCTGCTGCGTCGGTTCTCAAGAAGACGCTATCTCGTTCTTACCCGGAGATGGGTTTCTGCGAAGCGCTTAAAACGGAGAATGGGAAGTTGCAAGTTGAGTTGCAACGTTCGCGTGCGCGCTATGACACGGACCAGTGCCAAGTCATTCAGCGTTTGATTGCTGTTACTGAAACTGTTGAAGATGTTGATGATGAACCTGTGAAAGATGAGTCCTATGATACCGTTTATGCAAAGAAAAGTAGGACTAGAGGAATGGAATCATCACAGCACCAGGAAGAATGGCACACTGACTTGTTGGATTGTTGCTCAGAGCCTACTCTAT GCTTGAAGACATTCTTTTTCCCGTGTGGTACATTGGCAAAGATATCCACTGTGGCTACTAACAAACAAATCA CTTCAAGTGAAGCTTGTAGTGAGCTAATGGTGTATTCTTTGATGCTCTCATGCTGCTGCTATACTTGTAGCATAAGGAAGAAGCTTCGGAAGACGCTGAAAATAAAG GGAGGGTCCATTGACGACTTTTTATCACATCTGATGTGTTGTTGTTGTGCTCTTGTCCAAGAACTGAGAGAAGTTGAGATTCATGGAGCTTCGTACGgtaaataa
- the LOC103837827 gene encoding protein MID1-COMPLEMENTING ACTIVITY 1 isoform X5: MAHSWDQLGEIASVAQLTGVDAVKLIGMIVAAANTARMHKKNCRQFAQHLKLIGNLLEQLKISEMKKTRPEVQEPLEGLEDALRRSYLLVNSCQDKSYLYLLAMGWNIVYQFRKAQDEIDRYLKIIPLITLVDNVRVRERLEVIDSDQREYTLDEEDRKVQDVILKQESTREAAASVLKKTLSRSYPEMGFCEALKTENGKLQVELQRSRARYDTDQCQVIQRLIAVTETVEDVDDEPVKDESYDTVYAKKSRTRGMESSQHQEEWHTDLLDCCSEPTLLNSQA, from the exons ATGGCTCACTCATGGGATCAACTAGGCGAAATAGCTTCAGTGGCGCAGCTCACAGGAGTAGACGCCGTGAAACTCATCGGAATGATAGTCGCCGCCGCGAACACAGCTCGCATGCACAAGAAGAACTGCCGTCAGTTCGCACAGCATCTCAAGCTCATTGGTAACTTGCTCGAGCAGCTTAAAATCTCCGAAATGAAGAAGACGCGTCCCGAGGTTCAGGAGCCTCTCGAAGGGCTTGAGGACGCTCTTAGAAGATCTTACCTTCTTGTCAACAGCTGCCAAGACAAGAGTTATCTCTACTTGTTAGCCATGGGATGGAACATTGTTTACCAGTTTCGTAAGGCTCAGGACGAGATCGATCGTTATCTCAAGATCATTCCGCTTATCACTTTGGTCGACaacgttcgggttcgg GAGAGGCTTGAAGTTATTGACAGTGATCAGCGTGAGTACACGCTCGATGAAGAAGATAGAAAGGTGCAAGATGTTATTTTGAAACAAGAATCCACTAGAGAAGCTGCTGCGTCGGTTCTCAAGAAGACGCTATCTCGTTCTTACCCGGAGATGGGTTTCTGCGAAGCGCTTAAAACGGAGAATGGGAAGTTGCAAGTTGAGTTGCAACGTTCGCGTGCGCGCTATGACACGGACCAGTGCCAAGTCATTCAGCGTTTGATTGCTGTTACTGAAACTGTTGAAGATGTTGATGATGAACCTGTGAAAGATGAGTCCTATGATACCGTTTATGCAAAGAAAAGTAGGACTAGAGGAATGGAATCATCACAGCACCAGGAAGAATGGCACACTGACTTGTTGGATTGTTGCTCAGAGCCTACTCTAT TAAACTCGCAGGCTTGA
- the LOC117128293 gene encoding uncharacterized protein LOC117128293, with the protein MKQGAVKDAFFVCTATIDDVVHDSPWYYIACGGCKTKATKGPTSLMCAKCGKNDVAGEPQYLAKIYVYDKSDEAVFVLLGDAGRELTGKHASELVSNYFEANGNKENGFEVPVPQVLLNTIGQTHKFNVKVTEHNFSGRTRVITVTNVLSPSAPPSTQDPVADQISGSGNGTLATGYDVIEPSKSPQDSAEVVLKRMGDGVEIGNAKRFKDGN; encoded by the exons ATGAAGCAGGGAGCTGTGAag GATGCTTTCTTTGTGTGCACTGCGACAATCGATGATGTTGTCCACGACTCTCCTTGGTATTATATAGCATGCGGTGGGTGCAAAACAAAGGCAACCAAAGGGCCAACCTCCCTTATGTGCGCGAAATGTGGCAAGAACGATGTTGCCGGTGAACCACA ATACCTAGCTAAGATTTATGTTTATGATAAGAGTGATGAGGCTGTTTTTGTTCTCCTTGGCGATGCCGGTCGTGAGCTAACAGGGAAGCATGCGTCGGAGTTGGTTAGCAATTATTTTGAG GCCAATGGAAATAAAGAAAATGGATTCGAGGTGCCCGTTCCGCAAGTTTTGCTCAACACAATAGGGCAAACACACAAGTTCAATGTAAAGGTGACTGAGCACAATTTTTCAGGCAGGACGCGGGTAATAACCGTGACGAATGTCCTGTCCCCATCTGCTCCACCATCTACACAAGATCCAGTTGCTGATCAAATTAGTGGCTCTGGTAATGGAACACTTGCGACTGGGTATGACGTTATTGAGCCATCCAAAAGCCCTCAAGATTCTGCAGAGGTAGTGCTGAAAAGGATGGGTGATGGTGTTGAGATAGGCAACGCTAAACGTTTTAAAGATGGGAACTAA
- the LOC117128292 gene encoding kinesin-like protein KIN-10B produces the protein MNPKVETPKVKVDMEAKLQAWLESKGKTKSSHRMMAIRSPLIGTNQSWVKKLGVYRSAVAENAKLTSKEQRNAFVSARNLFGGETPDASHLWGIGEKMAEYIIELRETSPVKSETVIQGFVPPGRIKKFMPHMRQGGLYTLTNFYGFRNKEVFRVAAHSVTISFSHTSELAPLENSPVDFEEDRFRFHSYEDFEAGCDIKGDLYGKFSII, from the exons ATGAATCCCAAGGTTGAGACCCCCAAGGTTAAAGTAGACATGGAAGCAAAACTGCAAGCTTGGCTGGAATCAAAAGGCAAGACGAAAAGCTCGCATAGGATGATGGCTATACGTTCTCCGCTGATAGGTACAAATCAAAGTTGGGTCAAGAAACTCGGAGTTTATAGATCAGCCGTTGCAGAAAATGCTAAACTTACTAGCAAAGAACAGAG GAACGCATTTGTGAGCGCCAGGAACTTATTTGGTGGAGAAACTCCTGATGCTTCACATTTATGG GGGATTGGAGAGAAGATGGCTGAGTACATAATCGAACTCAGAGAAACAAGCCCTGTGAAATCG GAGACCGTTATTCAAGGCTTTGTCCCACCGGGAAGAATCAAAAAATTCATGCCACATATGAGACAAGGCGGTCTCTACACTCTCACCAACTTCTACGGATTCAGAAACAAAGAGGTGTTCCGGGTTGCTGCTCACAGCGTGACAATCTCCTTCTCCCACACTTCCGAGTTGGCACCCCTTGAGAACAGTCCTGTGGACTTTGAGGAGGACCGTTTCCGGTTCCATTCCTATGAAGACTTCGAAGCTGGCTGTGATATAAAAGGTGATCTTTACGGTAAGTTTTCTATCATTTAG
- the LOC103837828 gene encoding uncharacterized protein LOC103837828 isoform X1, with protein MSRCYPFPPPGFVPNQVRDESLIEPIKKGTKEEVKREKKDRKHNKDKKRKERDNDAGRSSKHHKRQSKDENANASSKKVESLEKSCLTIELDHQASSQTSCDSTLRSNENDKSQPLNGRHNDSGEFVCLLVAGSVLLHVLATTMMTLFLRIVAMGFEETSTRVLLHDKGQKYPEVMMTNKGQKQCSASSHQEIIGPSKLCSKCPPSTAMRFLKLIENWAPDRFESKLADSEDQEGWLLMKVGAKRHHQVSVQTSSKGSSSMVWPTAQILPEAELHALPFTVPF; from the exons ATGTCACGGTGTTACCCGTTCCCTCCACCTGGCTTTGTACCGAACCAAGTTCGGGACGAGTCTCTGATCGAACCGATCAAAAAG GGGACAAAGGAGGAAGttaagagagaaaagaaagataGAAAACACAACAAGGATAAAAAGAGGAAAGAGAGGGATAACGACGCTGGCCGAAGCAGTAAACACCATAAGAGACAGAGCAAAGATGAAAACGCCAATGCTAGTAGTAAGAAGGTTGAGTCCCTGGAGAAGAGCTGCCTTACGATAGAACTTGACCATCAAGCGTCTTCTCAGACTTCTTGTGATAGCACTCTTCGTAGCAATGAGAATGACAAGAGTCAGCCCCTCAACGGTAGGCATAACGACTCTGGTGAGTTTGTTTGTTTACTTGTTGCTGGGTCTGTTTTGCTTCACGTGCTTGCCACCACGATGATGACTCTCTTTCTTCGAATTGTTGCTATGGGTTTTGAAGAAACTAGCACACGGGTCTTGTTACATGACAAAGGGCAGAAATATCCTGAGGTGATGATGACCAACAAGGGTCAAAAACAGTGTTCGGCCTCTAGTCATCAAGAAATTATTGGACCTTCAAAGCTCTGCAGCAAATGCCCTCCTTCCACGGCCATGCGATTCTTGAAACTCATCGAGAACTGGGCTCCTGATCGGTTTGAGAGTAAGCTCGCAGACTCTGAAGATCAAGAAGGATGGTTGTTGATGAAAGTTGGCGCCAAAAGACATCATCAAGTTAGCGTTCAGACAAGCAGCAAGGGAAGTAGTTCGATGGTGTGGCCAACTGCTCAGATTCTTCCAGAAGCCGAACTACACGCATTGCCATTCACTGTACCCTTCTGA
- the LOC103837828 gene encoding uncharacterized protein LOC103837828 isoform X2, translating to MSRCYPFPPPGFVPNQVRDESLIEPIKKGTKEEVKREKKDRKHNKDKKRKERDNDAGRSSKHHKRQSKDENANASSKKVESLEKSCLTIELDHQASSQTSCDSTLRSNENDKSQPLNGRHNDSETSTRVLLHDKGQKYPEVMMTNKGQKQCSASSHQEIIGPSKLCSKCPPSTAMRFLKLIENWAPDRFESKLADSEDQEGWLLMKVGAKRHHQVSVQTSSKGSSSMVWPTAQILPEAELHALPFTVPF from the exons ATGTCACGGTGTTACCCGTTCCCTCCACCTGGCTTTGTACCGAACCAAGTTCGGGACGAGTCTCTGATCGAACCGATCAAAAAG GGGACAAAGGAGGAAGttaagagagaaaagaaagataGAAAACACAACAAGGATAAAAAGAGGAAAGAGAGGGATAACGACGCTGGCCGAAGCAGTAAACACCATAAGAGACAGAGCAAAGATGAAAACGCCAATGCTAGTAGTAAGAAGGTTGAGTCCCTGGAGAAGAGCTGCCTTACGATAGAACTTGACCATCAAGCGTCTTCTCAGACTTCTTGTGATAGCACTCTTCGTAGCAATGAGAATGACAAGAGTCAGCCCCTCAACGGTAGGCATAACGACTCTG AAACTAGCACACGGGTCTTGTTACATGACAAAGGGCAGAAATATCCTGAGGTGATGATGACCAACAAGGGTCAAAAACAGTGTTCGGCCTCTAGTCATCAAGAAATTATTGGACCTTCAAAGCTCTGCAGCAAATGCCCTCCTTCCACGGCCATGCGATTCTTGAAACTCATCGAGAACTGGGCTCCTGATCGGTTTGAGAGTAAGCTCGCAGACTCTGAAGATCAAGAAGGATGGTTGTTGATGAAAGTTGGCGCCAAAAGACATCATCAAGTTAGCGTTCAGACAAGCAGCAAGGGAAGTAGTTCGATGGTGTGGCCAACTGCTCAGATTCTTCCAGAAGCCGAACTACACGCATTGCCATTCACTGTACCCTTCTGA
- the LOC103837828 gene encoding uncharacterized protein LOC103837828 isoform X3, which yields MSRCYPFPPPGFVPNQVRDESLIEPIKKGTKEEVKREKKDRKHNKDKKRKERDNDAGRSSKHHKRQSKDENANASSKKVESLEKSCLTIELDHQASSQTSCDSTLRSNENDKSQPLNETSTRVLLHDKGQKYPEVMMTNKGQKQCSASSHQEIIGPSKLCSKCPPSTAMRFLKLIENWAPDRFESKLADSEDQEGWLLMKVGAKRHHQVSVQTSSKGSSSMVWPTAQILPEAELHALPFTVPF from the exons ATGTCACGGTGTTACCCGTTCCCTCCACCTGGCTTTGTACCGAACCAAGTTCGGGACGAGTCTCTGATCGAACCGATCAAAAAG GGGACAAAGGAGGAAGttaagagagaaaagaaagataGAAAACACAACAAGGATAAAAAGAGGAAAGAGAGGGATAACGACGCTGGCCGAAGCAGTAAACACCATAAGAGACAGAGCAAAGATGAAAACGCCAATGCTAGTAGTAAGAAGGTTGAGTCCCTGGAGAAGAGCTGCCTTACGATAGAACTTGACCATCAAGCGTCTTCTCAGACTTCTTGTGATAGCACTCTTCGTAGCAATGAGAATGACAAGAGTCAGCCCCTCAACG AAACTAGCACACGGGTCTTGTTACATGACAAAGGGCAGAAATATCCTGAGGTGATGATGACCAACAAGGGTCAAAAACAGTGTTCGGCCTCTAGTCATCAAGAAATTATTGGACCTTCAAAGCTCTGCAGCAAATGCCCTCCTTCCACGGCCATGCGATTCTTGAAACTCATCGAGAACTGGGCTCCTGATCGGTTTGAGAGTAAGCTCGCAGACTCTGAAGATCAAGAAGGATGGTTGTTGATGAAAGTTGGCGCCAAAAGACATCATCAAGTTAGCGTTCAGACAAGCAGCAAGGGAAGTAGTTCGATGGTGTGGCCAACTGCTCAGATTCTTCCAGAAGCCGAACTACACGCATTGCCATTCACTGTACCCTTCTGA